In a single window of the Streptomyces sp. NBC_00353 genome:
- a CDS encoding GNAT family N-acetyltransferase, translating to MEERQVVIRPLDRPGDLGWVVMAHGALYDHEFGWDTSFEALVARIVADYAEQKDPGPQAAWIADVDGERAGCVFCVRGDDRTAKLRLLLVDPAARGLGLGDRLVDECLRFAREAGYESITLWTNDVLGSARRIYQKQGFELITEEPHHSFGHDLVGQTWQRRL from the coding sequence ATGGAGGAGCGTCAGGTGGTCATCCGGCCACTGGACCGGCCCGGGGACCTGGGCTGGGTGGTGATGGCGCACGGCGCCCTCTACGACCACGAGTTCGGCTGGGACACCAGCTTCGAGGCGCTCGTCGCACGGATCGTCGCCGACTACGCCGAGCAGAAGGACCCCGGACCGCAGGCAGCATGGATCGCCGACGTCGACGGAGAGCGGGCCGGCTGCGTCTTCTGCGTACGCGGGGACGACCGGACCGCGAAGCTGCGACTACTGCTCGTCGATCCCGCGGCACGCGGGCTGGGCTTGGGTGACCGTCTGGTCGACGAGTGCCTGCGGTTCGCGCGGGAGGCCGGGTACGAGTCGATCACCCTGTGGACCAACGACGTCCTCGGCTCGGCCCGGCGCATCTACCAGAAGCAGGGCTTCGAGCTCATCACCGAAGAGCCCCATCACAGCTTCGGGCACGACCTCGTCGGCCAGACCTGGCAGCGTCGTCTCTAG
- a CDS encoding SpoIIE family protein phosphatase gives MRRRDAHWVKLSTTNDPAPNWAGSFRIPGARRPAGHSTERWVFDRLLDTARTRVLSPPEARRRSAAGCFTPDGPDAACQRRAGARARSGAPQRKDRNTMEKDRLGHRPRIVRERPMDTWDEFLRWATPSALLTLDGAIRSLNAPMAATLGRPAKQCVGYDFLGLLPETQRASAESLLIHGATTKTVAMRVLEFSGPGEASVISLIEARPVKDPASRERLVWVHSVDARNDPGGLLIPFRLAAAAADLGLWMYAPWKHQLDWLGGAPALALLFPHASASLSRVVRRVHPDDREALGRLVRSTAAQSPWTSLRFRTENEEWHHIACQTRRIQLGYGGPEQVFGVIRDDTQLEAHRQKALATLAAERQRADEIADFSAALITAASEQELRQVVLTRVAATFGGTGAVLTLLDNETGLLRASSDAGVDPRQSDSMAGVSLDDPQPLPCAIRTGTPEFIANHEELIRRWPQAVSIPYLDSFIAISIIPLSPVGDQPLGGWAVTYDSEHHFPPDERALMSTLADLAGQALKRIRLQQARVELATALQQHMLPTLPDHLPGLEVAARYQPSRDGLDIGGDWYDAFVMPNGTVALEIGDSQGHDVDAAAFMGQVRTSIRAIAPHEPEPGTVLTRTNELLITMNAVRFASCTMLYVDPRDGQVTGASAGHVPLLCAREDGSSDIRELLGGPVLGVLTGTDYLEETFTLEKGTALVMVTDGVVEGPGLTLEAGLKRAGTLAGQALHDGLNAEAIADRILDAAVAVDHLDDVAVLVIRRT, from the coding sequence ATGCGCCGCCGCGACGCGCACTGGGTCAAGCTCAGCACCACGAACGACCCCGCCCCCAATTGGGCGGGGTCATTTCGCATCCCGGGCGCGCGCCGGCCGGCCGGGCACAGCACGGAACGGTGGGTCTTCGACCGGCTCCTTGATACTGCAAGGACGCGGGTCTTGTCGCCGCCGGAGGCACGCAGGCGTAGCGCGGCCGGTTGCTTCACCCCTGACGGCCCCGATGCAGCGTGTCAGCGCAGGGCGGGTGCACGAGCCCGTTCCGGAGCGCCGCAGCGAAAAGACCGGAATACGATGGAGAAGGATCGTTTGGGTCATCGCCCTAGGATTGTCAGGGAGCGACCGATGGACACCTGGGACGAATTCCTTCGATGGGCTACCCCGTCGGCTCTTCTGACGCTCGACGGCGCCATACGCTCCCTCAACGCCCCGATGGCCGCGACGCTGGGCAGACCGGCGAAGCAGTGCGTAGGTTACGACTTCCTCGGCTTGCTGCCCGAAACCCAGCGGGCCTCGGCCGAGAGTCTGCTGATACACGGGGCCACAACGAAGACCGTCGCGATGCGTGTGCTGGAGTTCTCCGGACCGGGCGAAGCGTCCGTGATCAGCCTCATCGAGGCCCGGCCGGTGAAGGATCCCGCAAGTCGCGAGCGGCTGGTGTGGGTGCACTCGGTGGACGCGCGAAACGACCCGGGCGGCCTGCTGATCCCGTTCCGGCTGGCTGCCGCAGCCGCGGACCTCGGCCTGTGGATGTACGCGCCCTGGAAGCATCAGCTGGATTGGCTGGGTGGCGCACCCGCCCTGGCCTTGCTGTTCCCGCATGCCTCGGCGTCCTTGTCCAGGGTGGTCCGGCGAGTTCACCCGGACGACCGGGAGGCCCTGGGACGGCTTGTGCGGTCGACCGCCGCCCAGTCCCCCTGGACCAGCCTGCGGTTCCGTACCGAGAACGAGGAGTGGCACCATATCGCCTGCCAGACCCGCCGGATCCAGCTGGGCTATGGCGGCCCCGAGCAGGTCTTCGGAGTGATCCGCGACGACACTCAGCTCGAGGCGCACCGACAGAAAGCGCTGGCCACGCTGGCTGCCGAGCGGCAGCGTGCCGACGAGATCGCTGACTTCTCCGCCGCCCTGATCACCGCCGCCAGCGAGCAGGAACTCCGGCAGGTCGTCCTGACCCGGGTCGCCGCGACCTTCGGCGGCACGGGCGCCGTGCTTACACTCCTCGATAATGAGACGGGGCTGCTACGCGCCTCCTCCGATGCCGGGGTCGACCCGCGGCAGAGCGACTCCATGGCTGGCGTGTCTCTGGACGATCCGCAACCGCTGCCCTGTGCGATCCGAACCGGCACGCCGGAATTCATCGCCAACCACGAGGAACTCATACGCCGTTGGCCGCAGGCAGTCAGTATTCCGTACCTTGACTCCTTCATCGCCATATCGATCATCCCCCTCAGTCCGGTCGGCGACCAGCCGCTCGGGGGCTGGGCGGTGACCTACGACAGCGAGCACCACTTTCCCCCGGACGAACGCGCCCTCATGAGCACTCTGGCCGACCTAGCAGGCCAGGCACTCAAGCGCATCCGATTGCAGCAGGCCCGCGTCGAGCTGGCCACGGCGCTCCAGCAGCACATGCTGCCCACGCTGCCCGACCATCTCCCGGGCCTGGAGGTCGCCGCCCGCTATCAGCCCAGCCGAGACGGGCTCGACATCGGCGGGGACTGGTACGACGCCTTCGTGATGCCCAACGGAACAGTGGCCCTGGAGATCGGCGACAGCCAAGGGCACGACGTGGACGCCGCCGCCTTCATGGGACAGGTACGCACCTCCATCCGCGCGATCGCCCCGCACGAACCGGAGCCGGGAACCGTGCTGACGCGCACCAACGAACTGCTTATCACGATGAACGCGGTTCGGTTCGCCAGCTGCACGATGCTGTATGTCGATCCACGCGACGGACAGGTCACCGGCGCCAGCGCAGGCCATGTGCCGTTGCTGTGCGCACGCGAGGACGGCAGCAGTGACATCCGCGAGCTGCTGGGCGGTCCAGTGCTGGGAGTCCTGACAGGTACCGACTACCTCGAGGAGACCTTCACGCTGGAGAAGGGCACCGCGCTGGTCATGGTCACCGACGGTGTGGTCGAAGGGCCGGGCCTGACGCTGGAAGCCGGACTGAAGCGGGCCGGAACGCTGGCCGGCCAAGCTCTCCACGACGGACTGAACGCCGAGGCGATCGCCGACCGAATTCTCGACGCCGCGGTCGCGGTGGACCACCTCGACGACGTGGCCGTGCTGGTCATCAGACGAACATGA
- a CDS encoding SpoIIE family protein phosphatase has product MPSGDVLVLIDDSGRVVEWGRPAEELFGWSAEEAVGRSVAALMREVAADGGSRRERFSDAAAVLVKPVLRGTSVVWQVLSVGDTMSGQDVAILKAMFTHSPVALHVLDDQLRVVRMSTATGELNNTPVGHLLGKHFTEAWELEDPEEEAAVAQRVMETGEPVVNRLVRHVKAPGRPTRRIQSFSYFRLEDSHDRVLGLVASAVDVTERENAQNRLALLDTVRRQVGHRLNVGAVCQELVEAVVPAFADIADVEVIEDVIRGDEPPPVPVPGDVPLRRTAFQGRIAGQPVGVVRPLPTGTPFSHVLSDLRPRLVSIEEDGSWLDVDPARAEVIRRSGSHSLIVAPLALRGHALGVVSFYRHQQEDPFEEEDVAVASAVCAHTALCIDNARQFMREWIIARTVQRRLLPQQPATHATVDICPLHLPSPESGGAWFDAIALPGARTALIVGDVAGQGIAAAITMGLLRTAVHTLAALDLQPDELLARLSGTTARLAAAYAELPPTEPLDREPLTAGCVIAIYDPVELTCTIARAGLPEPVAVLPDSTSAGLPGLSVPPGPPLAETGNAPFPATTVSLPEGSTLALGTAALADEVLAPSGALRPLLDGAGTRPLSDLCDDIAHALPDDHRTGETLMLFARTKALPPDRVLTLSLPADPEAAPIARAAARRQLKAWGVDEETAFTTELIVSELVGNAIRYGAPPLQLRLIFERMLTCEVSDAATSAPQVRHARTIDETGRGLFIIASLADQWGTRYQRQGKTVWVEQPTGVSTEHRNDAERPT; this is encoded by the coding sequence ATGCCCAGCGGTGACGTGCTCGTACTCATCGATGACAGTGGCCGGGTGGTCGAGTGGGGGCGTCCGGCTGAGGAGCTGTTCGGGTGGTCTGCCGAGGAGGCCGTCGGCCGGTCCGTGGCAGCTCTTATGCGTGAGGTCGCCGCTGACGGCGGGTCGCGGCGGGAAAGGTTCTCGGATGCTGCCGCGGTGCTGGTCAAGCCGGTGCTGCGAGGTACTTCTGTGGTGTGGCAGGTGCTCTCAGTGGGGGACACCATGTCGGGGCAGGACGTGGCGATCTTGAAGGCCATGTTCACCCATTCCCCGGTGGCACTGCACGTCCTCGACGATCAGCTGCGCGTGGTCCGCATGAGCACCGCCACCGGCGAACTGAACAACACGCCGGTGGGGCACCTGCTGGGCAAGCATTTCACCGAAGCGTGGGAACTCGAAGATCCCGAGGAAGAAGCCGCCGTGGCGCAAAGGGTCATGGAGACCGGAGAACCGGTGGTGAACCGGCTCGTCCGGCACGTCAAGGCACCCGGCCGGCCCACGCGCCGTATCCAGTCCTTCTCCTACTTCCGCCTGGAGGACTCCCACGACCGTGTGCTCGGACTGGTGGCATCCGCCGTCGACGTCACCGAGCGAGAGAACGCACAGAACCGCCTGGCCCTCCTGGACACGGTCCGCAGACAAGTGGGGCACCGGCTGAACGTGGGCGCTGTCTGTCAGGAGCTGGTGGAGGCGGTAGTGCCCGCCTTCGCCGACATCGCCGACGTCGAAGTGATCGAAGACGTCATCCGCGGAGACGAGCCCCCGCCGGTGCCCGTCCCCGGAGACGTTCCACTGCGTCGGACCGCCTTCCAGGGCCGAATCGCGGGTCAGCCGGTCGGAGTCGTGCGCCCCCTGCCGACCGGCACCCCCTTCTCGCACGTCCTGTCCGACCTTCGGCCGCGCCTCGTATCGATCGAGGAGGACGGCTCGTGGCTGGACGTCGACCCGGCCCGAGCCGAAGTCATCAGGCGGTCCGGTTCACACTCCCTGATCGTGGCACCACTGGCGTTGCGCGGCCATGCTCTGGGCGTGGTCAGCTTCTACCGCCACCAGCAAGAAGATCCCTTTGAAGAGGAGGACGTTGCGGTGGCGTCCGCAGTGTGTGCCCACACTGCGCTCTGCATCGACAACGCCCGTCAGTTCATGCGCGAGTGGATTATCGCGCGCACCGTCCAGCGCAGGCTTCTTCCCCAACAACCCGCCACACATGCCACCGTGGACATCTGCCCACTCCACCTTCCGTCTCCGGAGAGCGGCGGCGCATGGTTCGACGCCATCGCGCTGCCCGGTGCACGGACCGCGCTGATCGTCGGCGACGTGGCAGGGCAAGGCATCGCCGCAGCCATCACGATGGGACTCCTGCGGACGGCCGTCCATACACTCGCCGCCCTGGACCTGCAGCCCGACGAGCTGCTGGCCCGCCTCAGCGGCACCACAGCCCGTCTCGCCGCCGCATACGCCGAACTGCCTCCCACGGAACCCCTGGACCGCGAGCCGCTCACCGCCGGCTGCGTCATCGCGATCTACGACCCGGTCGAACTCACCTGCACCATCGCCCGCGCCGGCCTCCCCGAGCCGGTCGCGGTCCTTCCCGACAGCACCTCGGCCGGCCTGCCCGGCCTGTCCGTCCCTCCAGGTCCCCCACTCGCCGAAACCGGCAACGCCCCATTCCCCGCGACCACCGTCAGCCTCCCAGAAGGAAGCACTCTGGCATTGGGCACGGCCGCGCTCGCGGACGAGGTCCTGGCCCCGTCCGGTGCACTGCGCCCGCTCCTGGACGGCGCCGGCACAAGGCCCCTGTCGGACCTGTGCGACGACATCGCGCACGCCCTCCCGGACGACCACCGGACCGGCGAGACACTCATGCTGTTCGCCCGCACGAAGGCGCTGCCCCCAGATCGGGTACTGACCCTCTCGCTGCCTGCGGACCCCGAGGCCGCACCGATCGCCCGCGCAGCGGCCCGCCGCCAACTCAAGGCCTGGGGGGTGGACGAGGAGACGGCGTTCACCACCGAGCTCATCGTCAGCGAGCTCGTCGGCAACGCGATCCGCTACGGGGCTCCGCCCCTGCAACTACGCCTGATCTTCGAGCGGATGCTGACCTGCGAGGTCAGCGACGCCGCGACCAGCGCTCCGCAGGTAAGACATGCCCGCACCATCGACGAGACAGGCCGAGGGCTGTTCATCATTGCGAGCCTTGCCGACCAGTGGGGCACCCGCTACCAGAGGCAGGGAAAGACCGTCTGGGTAGAGCAACCAACAGGGGTATCAACGGAGCACCGAAACGATGCCGAGCGTCCTACGTGA
- a CDS encoding DUF5959 family protein: MSPDGDNSFQARVLGRRSLGVLHLHDILDAEVVVTSIFVSGRLAMSLFPAASRTGRQIALPRNRRGR, encoded by the coding sequence GTGTCCCCGGATGGCGACAACAGCTTTCAGGCGCGTGTACTGGGGCGTCGGTCGCTGGGCGTGCTGCATCTTCACGACATTCTCGACGCAGAGGTCGTGGTCACGAGCATCTTTGTCAGCGGTCGACTGGCCATGTCCCTGTTCCCAGCTGCCTCCCGAACCGGCAGACAAATCGCTCTTCCTAGGAACCGACGAGGCCGCTGA
- a CDS encoding LLM class F420-dependent oxidoreductase yields the protein MRVGLHALGIGDGAHPEVIRAVATAAETHGFARLWCGEHVVLVDAPASRYPYSADGRIAVPTDADWLDPLLALTFAAAVTRRIELASGVLLLPEHNPVLVAKQAATLDVLSAGRFSLGVGVGWSAEEFAALGVPFAKRGRRTEEYLAAMRAVWAEDPASFTGEFTRFDAIRVNPKPLRGGRLPVVVGGNSDAALRRAATLADGWYGFNVPAADVPARVAVLADECARHGRAFDELTVAVALSDGIPEHLPALAAAGVTELVVVGAPPPAPDAAATWVAELARTWIRPEE from the coding sequence ATGCGAGTGGGGTTGCACGCGCTCGGTATCGGTGACGGTGCCCATCCCGAGGTGATCCGTGCGGTGGCCACAGCCGCGGAGACGCACGGCTTCGCGAGGCTCTGGTGCGGCGAGCACGTGGTGCTCGTGGACGCGCCCGCTTCGCGCTATCCCTACTCCGCGGACGGCCGGATCGCCGTGCCCACGGACGCGGACTGGCTGGACCCGCTGCTTGCCCTGACCTTCGCGGCGGCGGTCACCCGCCGGATCGAGCTCGCCTCCGGCGTACTCCTGCTGCCTGAGCACAACCCGGTCCTGGTCGCCAAACAGGCCGCCACACTCGACGTGCTCTCCGCCGGACGATTCAGCCTCGGGGTCGGGGTCGGCTGGTCGGCCGAGGAATTCGCAGCGCTCGGAGTGCCCTTCGCCAAGCGCGGGCGGCGCACCGAGGAGTACCTCGCCGCGATGCGCGCCGTCTGGGCCGAGGACCCGGCCTCCTTCACAGGGGAGTTCACCCGCTTCGACGCGATCCGGGTCAACCCGAAGCCGCTGCGCGGCGGCCGGCTCCCGGTCGTGGTCGGCGGCAACAGCGACGCCGCCTTGCGGCGCGCGGCTACGCTCGCCGACGGCTGGTACGGCTTCAACGTCCCGGCGGCCGACGTCCCGGCGCGCGTCGCCGTTCTCGCCGATGAGTGCGCCCGCCACGGTCGCGCTTTTGACGAGCTCACGGTCGCCGTCGCGCTGAGCGACGGCATCCCGGAACACCTCCCCGCACTCGCTGCGGCGGGCGTCACCGAACTCGTCGTCGTCGGCGCACCCCCGCCCGCTCCCGACGCGGCAGCCACCTGGGTCGCGGAACTCGCCCGGACCTGGATTCGCCCGGAGGAATAA
- a CDS encoding transposase, which yields MNALDFSRAAEDDFRSRALRGLQDGTKSCWPGQSGSKHLLITDATGIPLAVTLTGGNRKNVTQFIPLLEAVPAVRGKRCRPRRRADVVLGDRGYDHDTYCRLVRALGVKPVIAPTSWMLRPRPRHHPPKQHAQPVRQQPLNQIRHTRPNNGSHRSRHKQRRR from the coding sequence GTGAACGCCCTGGACTTCTCCCGGGCTGCGGAAGACGACTTCCGCAGCCGGGCGTTGAGAGGGCTCCAAGACGGGACGAAGTCCTGTTGGCCGGGGCAGAGCGGCAGTAAGCACCTTCTGATCACGGATGCCACTGGGATTCCGCTTGCCGTCACGCTGACCGGCGGCAATCGTAAGAACGTCACCCAGTTCATCCCCCTGCTGGAGGCTGTGCCCGCGGTGCGGGGCAAGCGCTGTCGACCCCGGCGCCGCGCCGACGTTGTGCTCGGCGATCGCGGCTACGATCACGACACGTACTGCCGCCTCGTCCGCGCTCTCGGGGTGAAGCCGGTGATCGCTCCCACCTCGTGGATGCTTCGCCCCCGCCCGAGACACCATCCGCCGAAACAGCACGCACAACCGGTCCGGCAACAGCCGCTCAACCAGATCCGCCATACACGGCCCAACAACGGATCACACCGATCACGCCATAAGCAACGTCGCCGTTGA
- a CDS encoding DNA alkylation repair protein, producing MVAEVMAELAELEDPKTREVNEKHGDDHGVNLSKLRALAKRLKTQQELACRLWETDDTAARLLAILIFRPKAFERDELDVMLREARTPKVHDWLVNYVVKKNPHSEELRLAWFVDPDPVVASAGWALTTERVAKKPEGLDLAGLLDVVEAEMKDAPDRLQWAMNHCLAQIGIEHPEHRIHAIGIGERLEVLKDYPTSPGCTSPFAPIWITEMVRRQHDK from the coding sequence ATGGTGGCCGAGGTGATGGCCGAGCTGGCTGAGCTCGAGGACCCGAAGACGCGCGAGGTGAACGAGAAACACGGTGACGATCACGGCGTGAACCTCAGCAAGCTGCGCGCGCTCGCGAAGCGGCTGAAGACGCAGCAGGAACTCGCGTGCCGGCTCTGGGAGACGGATGACACCGCGGCGAGACTGCTGGCGATCCTGATCTTCCGCCCGAAGGCGTTCGAGCGTGACGAGTTGGACGTCATGTTGCGCGAGGCGCGCACACCCAAGGTGCACGACTGGCTCGTGAACTACGTGGTGAAGAAGAACCCGCACTCCGAAGAGCTGCGCCTGGCCTGGTTCGTCGATCCGGATCCAGTGGTCGCGAGTGCCGGCTGGGCGCTGACCACCGAACGCGTGGCGAAGAAGCCCGAGGGCCTCGACCTTGCAGGACTGTTGGACGTCGTCGAGGCGGAGATGAAAGACGCACCGGATCGCCTGCAGTGGGCGATGAACCACTGCCTGGCTCAGATCGGGATCGAGCACCCTGAACACCGCATCCATGCAATCGGCATCGGTGAGCGCCTGGAGGTACTCAAGGACTACCCGACTTCCCCGGGCTGCACGTCTCCGTTCGCGCCCATCTGGATCACCGAGATGGTGCGCCGACAGCACGATAAGTAG
- a CDS encoding PP2C family protein-serine/threonine phosphatase, translating into MASRAGGIVNASGIDYEAVFQALPGAVALFTTDLVYVDVNEAFLSSMGRTRDQVVGRHLFDAFPDDPKDPAVTGMRKLQASLQWVAATGERDAMTLHRYDVEYPDRPGVWEERYWSPVNVPVFGPDGRVALLLHREEDITELIRTLTDRGTGDRPTVLEAELYTRAGELQGVNERLREAHACEHEVALRLQEAMLPAPGPVRHHRAAVRYRPAVGGLNVCGDWYDLVELPGDRIAVAVGDVVGCGLPAACVMGQLRSALSAASRVADGPAQALEALGLYARSVDGAESTTAVLSVIDGTNRTIAYSSAGHLPPALLHPDGTVDFLDQATDPPLGARPEHIPRPQAETAFTEGATLVLYTDGLVERRSEDIDASLTRLADSLTRHRSADPETLADALLADLTPPAGATDDTALVVLRL; encoded by the coding sequence ATGGCGTCGCGGGCAGGGGGCATCGTGAACGCATCGGGGATCGACTACGAGGCGGTATTCCAGGCGCTGCCGGGCGCGGTGGCCCTGTTCACCACGGACCTGGTGTACGTCGACGTCAATGAGGCGTTCCTGAGCAGCATGGGGCGTACCCGTGACCAGGTGGTAGGCCGCCACCTGTTTGATGCCTTCCCCGACGACCCCAAGGATCCCGCCGTGACCGGCATGCGCAAGCTGCAGGCATCGCTGCAGTGGGTGGCTGCCACCGGGGAGCGCGACGCCATGACGCTGCACCGCTACGACGTGGAGTACCCGGACCGGCCCGGGGTGTGGGAGGAGCGGTACTGGAGTCCGGTCAACGTCCCCGTTTTCGGCCCGGACGGGCGGGTGGCGCTGCTGCTGCACCGGGAGGAGGACATCACCGAGCTGATCCGCACCCTCACTGACCGAGGCACCGGTGACCGGCCGACGGTACTGGAAGCCGAGCTGTACACCCGGGCTGGGGAGCTGCAGGGGGTCAACGAACGGCTGCGCGAGGCCCACGCCTGCGAACACGAAGTCGCTCTGAGGCTGCAAGAGGCGATGCTGCCCGCCCCCGGGCCTGTCAGGCATCACCGCGCAGCAGTGCGCTACCGCCCGGCGGTCGGGGGGCTGAACGTGTGCGGGGACTGGTACGACCTCGTCGAGCTGCCTGGCGACCGCATCGCGGTGGCCGTCGGCGACGTCGTCGGCTGCGGCCTGCCCGCTGCCTGCGTCATGGGCCAGCTGCGCAGCGCCCTCAGCGCCGCTTCCCGCGTCGCCGACGGCCCCGCTCAGGCCCTGGAAGCCCTCGGCCTGTACGCCCGCTCGGTCGACGGCGCGGAATCGACAACGGCCGTCTTGTCCGTCATCGACGGCACCAACCGCACCATCGCCTACAGCAGCGCCGGCCACCTTCCGCCAGCCCTGCTGCACCCCGACGGCACCGTGGACTTCCTCGACCAGGCCACCGACCCCCCACTCGGCGCCCGCCCCGAACACATCCCCCGCCCCCAGGCCGAGACCGCGTTCACCGAGGGGGCCACCCTTGTGCTGTACACCGACGGGCTGGTCGAACGCCGCAGCGAGGACATCGATGCCAGCCTGACCCGGCTTGCCGACTCCCTCACACGCCACCGGAGCGCCGACCCCGAAACCCTCGCCGACGCCCTCCTGGCCGACCTGACCCCACCGGCCGGTGCCACCGACGACACCGCCCTGGTCGTCCTCCGCCTGTGA
- a CDS encoding SIS domain-containing protein, whose protein sequence is MAEPQISAKLFADRARASLDGAIDTNAAAVAAAARLFADCVAADGVIHAFGTGHSQATALEIAGRAGGLIPTNRMSLADLVLRGGEDRAVLDDPLLERRPGLAARLYELSTPRPQDLFVIISNSGVNNSIVDLAQLVTGEGHLLVALTSLEHTRSVPALHPSGQRLADLADVVLDNCAPAGDALLPLPGGGTLCGVSTIVSATLVQMVLAESVALLMAGGHEVPVYISANLPGGFERNAKLEAHYEGRLHRNGH, encoded by the coding sequence ATGGCCGAACCGCAGATCAGCGCGAAGCTTTTCGCCGACCGGGCACGCGCGTCGCTGGACGGAGCGATCGACACCAACGCGGCCGCGGTGGCCGCCGCCGCCCGGCTGTTCGCGGACTGTGTCGCCGCGGACGGAGTGATCCACGCGTTCGGCACGGGGCACTCGCAGGCCACCGCACTGGAGATCGCCGGGCGTGCGGGCGGTCTCATCCCCACCAACCGGATGAGCCTCGCCGACCTCGTGCTGCGGGGCGGCGAGGACCGTGCGGTGCTCGACGATCCCTTGCTCGAACGCCGACCAGGACTCGCCGCCCGGCTCTACGAACTGAGTACCCCGCGCCCGCAGGACCTCTTTGTGATCATCTCGAATTCGGGGGTCAACAACTCGATCGTCGATCTCGCCCAGTTGGTGACGGGCGAGGGGCATCTGCTGGTGGCGCTCACTTCGCTGGAGCACACCCGTTCGGTCCCCGCCCTGCATCCCAGCGGGCAGCGGCTCGCCGACCTCGCCGACGTGGTGCTCGACAACTGCGCGCCCGCCGGTGACGCGCTGCTGCCGCTGCCCGGCGGCGGCACTTTGTGCGGGGTGTCCACCATCGTCTCGGCCACGCTGGTGCAGATGGTGTTGGCCGAGAGTGTCGCCCTGCTCATGGCCGGGGGCCACGAGGTGCCCGTGTACATCTCCGCCAATCTGCCGGGCGGCTTCGAGCGCAACGCGAAGCTGGAAGCCCACTACGAGGGGCGGCTGCACCGCAACGGTCACTGA
- a CDS encoding N-acetylglucosamine kinase, with protein MISESFEQPLVIGIDAGGTRVRAYCADARGRVVGMGDSGPGNALSVPPADLVRHLTQAMGTAAPEGVRSGVTAVAGGFAGAGPGRGRDTAASCLAEALEALDISAVAAEVYGDADVAFASGPGAPADGLVLIAGTGAIAGRVVGRRCAQTVDGHGWLLGDKGSGFWLGREAVRAAVLALDGRGPWGPLVGSVLEQITPDSPDAGLPLAERTRLRDAIADWAYSRPPVALARLSPLVVAAGADGDPTARSLLDRAADELADKVGALAPRSGELLVTTGGLIGPEGPLAERLAERVRPMGLRVAAVRDGAAGAVALARLLTR; from the coding sequence GTGATTTCTGAATCCTTCGAACAACCTCTGGTGATCGGAATCGACGCGGGCGGCACCCGGGTACGGGCGTACTGCGCCGATGCGAGAGGCCGCGTGGTCGGTATGGGCGACAGCGGCCCCGGCAATGCACTCAGCGTGCCGCCTGCCGATCTCGTACGGCACTTGACCCAGGCCATGGGCACTGCCGCACCGGAGGGTGTGCGTAGCGGAGTGACGGCGGTGGCGGGCGGTTTCGCGGGCGCCGGGCCTGGGCGCGGACGGGACACCGCGGCCTCCTGTCTGGCCGAGGCTCTTGAAGCACTGGACATCAGCGCCGTGGCGGCCGAGGTGTACGGGGACGCGGACGTCGCCTTTGCCTCGGGGCCGGGGGCGCCCGCCGACGGACTCGTCCTCATCGCCGGGACCGGCGCGATCGCCGGCCGGGTGGTGGGGCGGCGCTGCGCGCAGACCGTGGACGGACACGGCTGGCTGCTCGGCGACAAGGGCAGCGGGTTCTGGCTCGGCCGGGAGGCGGTGCGGGCCGCCGTGCTTGCGCTGGACGGGCGGGGGCCGTGGGGACCACTGGTCGGATCGGTGCTGGAACAGATCACTCCCGACAGTCCGGATGCCGGCCTGCCGCTGGCGGAGCGCACTCGCCTGAGAGACGCCATCGCGGACTGGGCCTACTCCCGGCCTCCGGTGGCGCTGGCGCGGCTGAGTCCCCTGGTGGTCGCGGCCGGGGCCGATGGCGATCCGACGGCGCGGTCGCTGCTCGACCGGGCCGCCGATGAACTGGCCGACAAGGTCGGCGCGCTGGCCCCGCGCAGCGGCGAACTCCTCGTGACCACCGGAGGACTGATAGGACCCGAGGGGCCGCTGGCGGAGCGCCTGGCGGAACGCGTGAGGCCGATGGGGCTGCGTGTCGCCGCTGTGCGCGACGGCGCCGCAGGGGCCGTGGCGCTGGCCCGGCTCTTGACGCGATGA